The following are encoded together in the Gasterosteus aculeatus chromosome 7, fGasAcu3.hap1.1, whole genome shotgun sequence genome:
- the ccdc169 gene encoding LOW QUALITY PROTEIN: coiled-coil domain-containing protein 169 (The sequence of the model RefSeq protein was modified relative to this genomic sequence to represent the inferred CDS: deleted 2 bases in 1 codon): MAENSGNGRFDLSRLQAELEQERDTKDALEESVTDLRSTMVELQERLHSVDGEGNEWKTRYETQIELNGQLERQMSIIRERLEELRGNPVDRLASIRTYDDMPVETLRHRLKLLTEEKSDLQSQLMDCRGRIEQEGKAFHKTNDERRAYLSEIAKLSSEAQRRQYSVQPQGTVESKPRRGRRTSRKAKADSKRGKREEDGGGVFAKGGGGGGATAEQREQYNSYRESRLPTLKYDLKHNP; the protein is encoded by the exons ATGGCTGAAAACAGCGGCAACGGCCGATTCGATTTGTCACGCCTGCAAGCAGAACTTGAGCAAGAGAGGGACACGAA AGATGCGCTCGAGGAGTCCGTGACAGATCTGCGCAGTACGATGGTTGAACTGCAAGAGAGACTGCACAGTGTCGACGgggaag GAAATGAGTGGAAGACAAGGTATGAGACACAGATTGAACTAAACGGACAGTTGGAAAGACAGATGTCAATCATTCGTGAGAGACTGGAGGAACTGCGAGGGAACCCCGTGG ATCGATTGGCCTCCATCAGAACCTATGATGACATGCCAGTA GAAACCCTGAGACATCGTCTGAAGCTCCTGACGGAAGAGAAGTCCGACCTCCAGAGTCAGCTGATGGACTGTCGTGGCAGAATTGAACAGGAAGGAAAG GCCTTTCATAAAACCAATGACGAGAGGCGGGCATATCTTTCTGAAATAGCTAAG CTCTCCTCCGAAGCCCAAAGAAGACAGTACTCCGTCCAGCCACAGGGGACAGTAGAGAGCAAACCGAGGAG AGGGAGGCGGACCAGCAGGAAGGCAAAGGCTGATTCtaaaagaggaaag agagaagaagatggagggggAGTGTTTgctaaaggaggaggaggtggcggagCAACAGCAGAACAAAGAGAACAATATAATTCCTACAGAGAAAGCAGACTACCCACACTAAAGTACGACCTGAAGCACAATCCTTAA
- the sparta gene encoding spartin a isoform X2, translated as MTEPAELLLIKDQYELAFHSLSRGLAAEEAGKREEALMFYRKGQQHLTQAMEVPTGGERHLGAVWDTARGLQQRMRDTLRTVNTHLSDPEASQLTKGCQRGRLLMNLPPNLYPDLTPCRQPPQSSLNHLYPTVAAATQDTALTLQPSLPSCARLQTLPAATHPGDQPPAYTPQPTVGHRSLSYAPAEGGLRPGKQAAAAGGGGDGNELLHVPSGVQMFFVAPSGQVSSLSHPGYLRIVQLDSEHKGSTAGKASTFLQVCDCLFLLEAGTPVLLANSGIFMFRDTLSETPGSYVGIVLSSELPAVHGETFQALLSQLANLRVQGPEGEGSDVMNLSDKIPLGPMKEHEGLTVPTGEKEKPPLPGWSEKMAQGILTGATRLSVGFAKGAEATGRAINKGAAKLREHITPEETPSEVSPHVTKSLEAARQATGGAVRVSQFLVNGVSTVAGLVAEKMAPHVKKQGSKLVPESMKTSKDGGPSSWDGAKFVAISSVHGLSTVWSSLETGAKLVGKSVTAETVTTVTHKFKGLENVLKMSSNI; from the exons ATGACTGAGCCTGCTGAGCTGCTGCTCATCAAGGACCAGTACGAGTTGGCGTTTCATTCTCTGAGCCGAGGCCTGGCGGCCGAGGAGGCCGGCAAAAGAGAAGAGGCCCTGATGTTTTACAGGAAAGGTCAACAGCACCTTACCCAAGCAATGGAAGTCCCCACCGGGGGAGAGAGGCACCTGGGAGCGGTCTGGGACACAGCCAGGGGTCTTCAGCAGAGGATGAGGGACACTCTGAGGACTGTCAACACCCACCTCTCTGACCCAGAGGCCTCTCAGCTGACAAAAGGATGCCAGCGGGGGCGCCTGCTGATGAATCTACCTCCCAACCTGTACCCGGACCTGACGCCATGCCGCCAGCCTCCACAGAGCTCCCTCAATCACCTGTACCCGACGGTGGCTGCCGCCACCCAGGACACAGCCCTAACGCTCCAGCCCAGTCTTCCTTCCTGTGCCCGGCTGCAAACCCTCCCCGCCGCGACCCACCCGGGGGATCAGCCTCCGGCGTACACGCCACAGCCAACTGTCGGCCACCGCAGTCTGTCTTACGCTCCTGCTGAAGGTGGGCTCAGGCCAGGGAAgcaggcagctgcagcaggaggtggaggagatggaaaCGAGCTGCTGCACGTCCCCTCTGGGGTGCAGATGTTTTTCGTGGCGCCGAGCGGGCAGGTCAGCTCCCTGTCTCATCCAGGTTACCTTCGCATCGTTCAACTTGACAGTGAGCACAAGGGTTCCACCGCTGGGAAAGCCTCAACATTTCTACAG GTGTGTGACTGTCTCTTCCTGCTGGAAGCAGGCACTCCAGTGCTGTTGGCTAACTCCGGCATCTTCATGTTCCGGGACACCTTGTCAGAGACGCCAGGGTCCTACGTGGGCATAGTGCTGTCCTCAGAACTGCCTGCTGTACATGGGGAGACGTTTCAGGCTCTTCTCTCGCAGCTGGCTAACCTTAGGGTCCAG GGTCCAGAGGGAGAAGGGTCAGATGTCATGAACCTGAGTGACAAAATCCCCCTCGGTCCAATGAAAGAGCATGAAGGACTCACAGTGCCGAcaggggagaaggagaaacCGCCACTTCCTGGGTGGAGTGAGAAGATGGCGCAAGGAATCTtgacag GAGCTACGCGGTTGAGTGTCGGGTTCGCTAAAGGAGCAGAGGCCACTGGTAGGGCCATTAATAAAGGAGCAGCCAAGTTGCGGGAGCACATCACGCCTGAGGAAACTCCTTCAGAGGTCAGCCCCCATGTCACCAAAAGTCTGGAAGCGGCTAGACAGGCCACGGGGGGGGCCGTCCGAGTCAGCCAGTTCTTAG ttaatGGAGTGAGTACTGTGGCAGGACTCGTGGCTGAAAAGATGGCTCCTCATGTGAAGAAACAGGGCTCGAAGCTGGTCCCAGAGTCTATGAAGACGAGTAAAGATGGCGGGCCTTCCAGCTGGGATGGAGCCAAGTTTGTGGCCATCAGCAGTGTACATG GTCTTTCTACTGTTTGGTCCAGTCTGGAGACGGGTGCAAAGCTTGTTGGCAAAAGTGTCACAGCAGAGACTGTCACGACGGTGACTCACAA ATTTAAGGGcttagaaaatgtattaaaaatgtcCAGCAACATATGA
- the sparta gene encoding spartin a isoform X1 yields the protein MTEPAELLLIKDQYELAFHSLSRGLAAEEAGKREEALMFYRKGQQHLTQAMEVPTGGERHLGAVWDTARGLQQRMRDTLRTVNTHLSDPEASQLTKGCQRGRLLMNLPPNLYPDLTPCRQPPQSSLNHLYPTVAAATQDTALTLQPSLPSCARLQTLPAATHPGDQPPAYTPQPTVGHRSLSYAPAEGGLRPGKQAAAAGGGGDGNELLHVPSGVQMFFVAPSGQVSSLSHPGYLRIVQLDSEHKGSTAGKASTFLQVCDCLFLLEAGTPVLLANSGIFMFRDTLSETPGSYVGIVLSSELPAVHGETFQALLSQLANLRVQGPEGEGSDVMNLSDKIPLGPMKEHEGLTVPTGEKEKPPLPGWSEKMAQGILTGATRLSVGFAKGAEATGRAINKGAAKLREHITPEETPSEVSPHVTKSLEAARQATGGAVRVSQFLVNGVSTVAGLVAEKMAPHVKKQGSKLVPESMKTSKDGGPSSWDGAKFVAISSVHGLSTVWSSLETGAKLVGKSVTAETVTTVTHKYGNDAGTATDTGLKSVINVAVAAYNFDNLGIKAFMKTTGKQTAKAVAKPREQPAQTQAKEPLKREHQEETKGKEKVKKQTEN from the exons ATGACTGAGCCTGCTGAGCTGCTGCTCATCAAGGACCAGTACGAGTTGGCGTTTCATTCTCTGAGCCGAGGCCTGGCGGCCGAGGAGGCCGGCAAAAGAGAAGAGGCCCTGATGTTTTACAGGAAAGGTCAACAGCACCTTACCCAAGCAATGGAAGTCCCCACCGGGGGAGAGAGGCACCTGGGAGCGGTCTGGGACACAGCCAGGGGTCTTCAGCAGAGGATGAGGGACACTCTGAGGACTGTCAACACCCACCTCTCTGACCCAGAGGCCTCTCAGCTGACAAAAGGATGCCAGCGGGGGCGCCTGCTGATGAATCTACCTCCCAACCTGTACCCGGACCTGACGCCATGCCGCCAGCCTCCACAGAGCTCCCTCAATCACCTGTACCCGACGGTGGCTGCCGCCACCCAGGACACAGCCCTAACGCTCCAGCCCAGTCTTCCTTCCTGTGCCCGGCTGCAAACCCTCCCCGCCGCGACCCACCCGGGGGATCAGCCTCCGGCGTACACGCCACAGCCAACTGTCGGCCACCGCAGTCTGTCTTACGCTCCTGCTGAAGGTGGGCTCAGGCCAGGGAAgcaggcagctgcagcaggaggtggaggagatggaaaCGAGCTGCTGCACGTCCCCTCTGGGGTGCAGATGTTTTTCGTGGCGCCGAGCGGGCAGGTCAGCTCCCTGTCTCATCCAGGTTACCTTCGCATCGTTCAACTTGACAGTGAGCACAAGGGTTCCACCGCTGGGAAAGCCTCAACATTTCTACAG GTGTGTGACTGTCTCTTCCTGCTGGAAGCAGGCACTCCAGTGCTGTTGGCTAACTCCGGCATCTTCATGTTCCGGGACACCTTGTCAGAGACGCCAGGGTCCTACGTGGGCATAGTGCTGTCCTCAGAACTGCCTGCTGTACATGGGGAGACGTTTCAGGCTCTTCTCTCGCAGCTGGCTAACCTTAGGGTCCAG GGTCCAGAGGGAGAAGGGTCAGATGTCATGAACCTGAGTGACAAAATCCCCCTCGGTCCAATGAAAGAGCATGAAGGACTCACAGTGCCGAcaggggagaaggagaaacCGCCACTTCCTGGGTGGAGTGAGAAGATGGCGCAAGGAATCTtgacag GAGCTACGCGGTTGAGTGTCGGGTTCGCTAAAGGAGCAGAGGCCACTGGTAGGGCCATTAATAAAGGAGCAGCCAAGTTGCGGGAGCACATCACGCCTGAGGAAACTCCTTCAGAGGTCAGCCCCCATGTCACCAAAAGTCTGGAAGCGGCTAGACAGGCCACGGGGGGGGCCGTCCGAGTCAGCCAGTTCTTAG ttaatGGAGTGAGTACTGTGGCAGGACTCGTGGCTGAAAAGATGGCTCCTCATGTGAAGAAACAGGGCTCGAAGCTGGTCCCAGAGTCTATGAAGACGAGTAAAGATGGCGGGCCTTCCAGCTGGGATGGAGCCAAGTTTGTGGCCATCAGCAGTGTACATG GTCTTTCTACTGTTTGGTCCAGTCTGGAGACGGGTGCAAAGCTTGTTGGCAAAAGTGTCACAGCAGAGACTGTCACGACGGTGACTCACAA GTACGGTAACGATGCAGGCACAGCTACAGACACTGGTCTGAAGTCAGTGATCAATGTTGCTGTGGCCGCATACAACTTTGACAATCTGGGCATCAAAGCCTTTATGAAGACGACAGGGAAGCAGACGGCCAAGGCCGTGGCCAAGCCGCGGGAACAGCCCGCACAAACACAGGCAAAGGAGCCACTGAAACGAGAACATCAAGAGGAGacgaagggaaaagaaaaggtgaAAAAGCAGACAgagaattaa
- the ccna1 gene encoding cyclin-A1, whose amino-acid sequence MMNFGTNTHCSSYTSKENIPASGKVDAPHAQRPKQRRVLGVLSENEQRGRSLSQGSHFSKHSSISDSSQLVSLGSPPTSNFDVYVEEACEVVLEASGQEVVSDSFYLDCKSAGLQHEHSRLLLELSSSSCQDASMQSEPNKSLMSEEVFRVSEYAEDIHLHLRESEMRTRPWAGYLLKHPEITNGMRAVLVDWLVEVVQEYRLRSETLHLAVNYLDRFLSSTAYVKRSKLQLIGIAALLIAAKYEEISPPELNEFVYTTDNTYTKNQLVQMEHVFLNVLAFKMTAATTNQFLRLFMSIRSVCANTENLALYLAELSLLEINPFIQYTPSLVAAAAYYLATYTLNKSLWPDSLIAFTGYTTTEIVPCMTDLHKLYISAASRPQQAIREKYKSSKYCCVSLITAPAVLDLL is encoded by the exons ATG ATGAACTTCGGCACAAATACTCATTGCAGCAGTTACACTAGCAAAGAAAACATTCCAGCTTCAGGCAAAGTAGATGCACCGCACGCGCAGCGACCCAAACAGCGGAGGGTCCTCGGTGTGTTGTCAGAAAATGAGCAGCGTGGTCGATCGCTCAGCCAG GGGAGCCACTTTTCCAAACACAGCTCAATCTCAGACAGCTCTCAGCTCGTCTCCCTCGGCAGCCCGCCCACTTCCAACTTTGACGTGTACGTTGAGGAGGCTTGTGAGGTTGTCCTCGAGGCCTCTGGTCAAGAAGTGGTCTCGGACAGCTTTTACCTAGACTGCAAATCTGCTGGATTACAACATGAACATTCGAGACTTCTGCTGGAACTGAGTTCAA GTTCATGCCAGGATGCTTCTATGCAGTCGGAACCAAATAAATCTCTCATGTCAGAGGAGGTGTTTCGCGTTTCAGAGTATGCAGAGGACATTCACCTGCACTTGAGGGAGAGTGAA ATGAGGACTAGGCCGTGGGCAGGCTACTTACTAAAACACCCAGAGATCACCAACGGCATGCGCGCCGTCCTGGTGGACTGGCTGGTGGAAGTCGTCCAGGAATACAGGCTTCGTTCTGAAACCCTGCACCTGGCTGTCAACTACTTGGaccgcttcctctcctccacggcATACGTCAAACGGAGCAAGCTGCAGCTCATTGGCATAGCTGCGTTGCTGATTGCCGC AAAATATGAGGAGATCTCCCCTCCAGAGTTGAACGAGTTTGTGTACACCACAGACAACACCTACACTAAGAATCAACTGGTCCAGATGGAGCACGTTTTCCTGAATGTGCTGGCTTTCAAGATGACAGCGGCCACCACAAACCAGTTCCTACGCCTCTTCATGTCCATCCGCTCCGTCTGTGCCAACACGGAGAACCTTGCCCTC TATTTGGCGGAGTTAAGCCTGCTGGAAATCAATCCATTCATACAGTACACCCCATCTCTGGTGGCAGCTGCCGCGTACTACTTAGCCACTTACACTCTAAACAAATCTCTCTGG CCTGATTCCTTAATTGCCTTTACCGGCTATACCACGACTGAAATTGTTCCTTGCATGACGGACCTTCACAAGCTTTACATCAGTGCAGCGAGTCGCCCACAACAGGCCATCCGGGAAAAATATAAAAGTTCCAA GTATTGTTGTGTTTCATTGatcactgcacctgctgttctggacTTACTATGA